GTAATGCAAGATCTGACGGGCAGCCGTCTGAGAGACGGTAACGACGCAAGCGGACCGTTCGGCACTCCAGCCGATCAGCCATCGGGCGAAGCGGGCGACCCAAGGCCCGGCCCGACGGGGCCAGACTTCCAGGAGGATGGCGTCATGCAGGGTCAAGACGACTGGGCACCGGAGGCCCATTGGAACGGGAAAATAGGGGGCATGGAACACGCAGGGTCCGTCGACGTGACGTCGGACCCGCCAGGGGATTTCGACGTGGGTGCGCCATTCAAAGGGTCGAGCCCGAGTCCACTCCACCCGGACCGTAGAGCCCGTATCGGGGAGCAGGGACGCCAGCAGAGGCTGAGCTTCCATGGGGGCCAGCAGGAGCCACTGAAAGGATGGCGGGGCCTGCCTCATGAGGGCCGGCAGGAGTCCCTGGATATGGGTACCGACCCCGTAGTCTCGGATCTTTCGGGCGTCAAAGACGATCCAAGCCATCGTATCGGGTCCTGACAGGGGGTCCGGGTGGCATCTGGAGGTCCGTGGGAGGCTTAACGGGCTGACAGGGGATTCGTCAACCGCCACAGGATGAAAAGCCCGACGGCCGCCGAAAGGACCAGCTTGGTCAGGCTGACTTGGACGTGGAAGGGCTCGACCCACCGGTACGCGAAAAACTCCTGCCATGCAGGTCCCAATCGGGACTCGACCCAGCTCAGTCCCCACCAGGTGACGGCGGCGACCAGTCCTGAGAAGCCCACGATAGTCACCAGGCGGACCGTGTAGAGCAAGGTCCGCACGAGCAGGTACAGGGCGACGACGACGATCAAGCCGGCGATGATCCACCCGACGTCCCCGTAGGCCCAATTACGGGGCACGGACGGCGCCTCCTGTCCGACACGGTGGGCGGGGACCACCTCGGCCCACCCGGTGTCTGGTAGGATAACTTTAGGATAGCCGATGGGCGTCGAGGGAACAAGCTACCCTATGGGCCCCGGATCTGTCCGCGTCAGGGGGTCGCCAAGAAGACAGCCGGGAACCCCCGAAGGCGGAACATCGGTGGGGTCGTCCCTTCTTTCGGGACCCGGAAGGCCAAGCGGATAGCGTAGGATCGGGGCAGGCCCCGGCCGTCGCCCCGGGCCAGGTGCCAGGCCAGGTCCCGACCCTCCAGGTAAGCCGTCGTCCCCCAAAGCTTTTCCAAGATGGCCGTCGGAAGAAGGACGGTCCCGTCACTCGTCTCGACCTGAAAATCTGAGAGGCCCTCTTTCCAGACGACCAGCGTCAGGTCCGCCTTCGCTTGAGACGTCGGGGTCAGGATGAGCTCAAGCTCATAGGCCGAGCCCTCGGGCGACGAAGGCCGGGGGGCGGCCATTTCATCCGCCAGAGGCTTCCAGGCGACGACCCGGAGCTTCCACCCCTCGGCCTCGACTTCGTCTTCGAGCCAGTAGCGAGGCTGGCCCCGGACGTAGCGGTCAAACCAGGCCAGGACCCGACGCATTTCGTCCAGCTTATGCTGAGGCTCCCGCAGGCCGTGCTCCTCCCGGGGGTAGACGACGAACTCGACCGTCTTTTTCAGAAACTGGAGGGCCTGGTACATCTCCTTGGAGTTACTGATAAACGTGTTGGGGTCTTCTTTGCCGTGAATGATCAGGACGGGCGTCTGGACGTTCCTGACATACAGGGCCGGCGAGTGCTTCAGGTAGGTCTCCAGGTCGTTCCAGTAGTAGTCGCCCAGGTAGTCGGGCTCCCAGCTCGGGAGGTAGGAATTGCTGAAGTCGGTGATGAGGTTGAAGATGCCGAACATCGAGACGGCCGCCTTGAAGCGGTTCGTCTGCGTGATGGCCCAGTTGGTCATGTAGCCGCCGTAGCTCCCCCCGAAGATGCCCATCCGCTCGGGGTCGGCCCAGCCCTGGGCGACGACGTAGTCGACGCCGGCCAGGATGTCCTGGAAGTCGCCGCCGCCGAGGTCCTTGAAGTTAGCGATGGCGAAGGCATGGCCGTAGCCCGAGCTTCCCCGGAAGTTGGGGGCCAGGACGGCGTAGCCGTGGGCGGCAAAGAACTGAAAGTAGAGGTACTGCCGAAGGGTATTGGCGACCCGGGCGTTGGGGCCCCCGTGGACGGCGACGAGCAGAGGCGGCTTCGGGCCCGGCGGCGGGGGCGTGAGGGGTTCGACGAAGATACCCTCGATGGTCTTTCCGTCCCGGCTCGTCCATTGGATGACCCGCTGGGGGGCCAGGGCGTAGTCGCGAAAGTCGGGATTCAAGTCCGTCAGCCGCCGGGGTTCGCCTTTCGCGGAAAGGACCCACACGTCGGGCAGCGTCTCGGCGTTCTCCCAGACGGCGACCCAGGGGTCCGGCTTTGTCGGGACGATATCGAAGGTCTGCACGACCCGTTGGTCCCCCAAGAGGATCCCGTAGGACGAGACGCCCGGTCGGACTTCAAAGATCCACTCCCAGACGCCCTTTTCGGCTTGGACGGCCAGTCGGTCATCGGGGAGCCACCGGAAGTCTCGGGCCTCGGCGTCCGTGACGGCACTGACGAACTGCCACTGCTCCCGGGGGACGGGTCGGTCCAGACGGGCCCAGTCCGCCGTCAGGACGACGACGTCGGTCCGGGCGTAGCTATACCTGGGGTCCCATAAGGCCAGGAAGGCCAGCTTCGTGCCGTCGGGGGAGAAGCGGGGGCGGAGCTCAAAGCCCGGGGCGTCCGTCAGGGGACGGGCCGTCCCGGCGGGAATGTCCAGGACCCAGAGGTCGAACCTCATCATGTCGTCGGGCTTGCCCGTATAGTTCGTCGCAAACACGAGCCAGGGCTCTCGGGGGTGGACGTCAAAGTCCTCGATGCCGAAGTCGCCGACGTAGAGCCATTCCGGCGTCGGACGGCTCGGCGACTCCTCGACGGGCACCCGGACAAAGGCCCGGGGATACTTTTCCCGGTCGACGACCTCCTCGTCGAGCTTTCGCTTCTTCCGGTATCGCTCGTATTCCTTTTCGGCGGCCGGCTTCGGGTACTCCGTCAGGACGATGAGGGCCCGGCCGTCGGGGGCCCAGCGGAATGCCCGGGCGCCCCGGGGGAGGTCCGTCACCGGCTGGGGTAAGCCCCCGTCCGTCCTCCAGACCCATACCTGGGGGAACGTCTCCTTCTCATCCTTTGCCTCGTCCTCGGGTTCGGTCCAGCCGGTCCGGTCCGTGATGAAGGCCAGGGCCTGGCCGTCGGGACGCCACTGGAGATGGCGGATGTCCTTTCCAGGCGGGAGGAGCAGACGAGAGGTCCCGTCCGAGACGCTCAGGAGACGGAGTTCATAACGGTAGCGACTCTTTTCCCAATCCGTCGTCCGGACGACGACGGCGACATGCTTGGTATCCGGCGATAAGGCGACCTCGGTCGGCAGGCTCCAGGACAGGATCGTCTTCATGTCCAGAGGCTTCTTCCCAGACATGGGCGCCGCTCCGAAACCGGACATGCCACTCAGGGTCCCGACAAGCAACAAAGCCCCCCACAGGGGCCTGGACCAGGGACAGACCGTAAGCATCGATCGGCCTCGACGTACGGTCAGGGATGCTTCTTGGCTGGGATTCTTCTTGGCAGGGGAAGAGAATCAATGTATGATTTGGATTAGAAAGATAGGCCCAGGAGGCGAATGATGCCAGTCATCACGATCCCGAAGGCCCTCCGGGATCGGCTGGGCGACGAAGGCTCAGACGCCTTAGCTGACCTCATGAATGCGGTGATCGACCAGGCGCGGACCGACATGTTCTCTCTGGTCGTGGAACGGTTTGAACGACGGCTCACCGAGGAGTTCGGCAAGATGAACGAGCGCATCACGTCCCTGGAGCAGACTTTTGAACGGCGCCTGGCCGAGGAAATCGGCAAGGTC
Above is a genomic segment from bacterium HR11 containing:
- the dpp5_4 gene encoding Dipeptidyl-peptidase 5, whose translation is MLTVCPWSRPLWGALLLVGTLSGMSGFGAAPMSGKKPLDMKTILSWSLPTEVALSPDTKHVAVVVRTTDWEKSRYRYELRLLSVSDGTSRLLLPPGKDIRHLQWRPDGQALAFITDRTGWTEPEDEAKDEKETFPQVWVWRTDGGLPQPVTDLPRGARAFRWAPDGRALIVLTEYPKPAAEKEYERYRKKRKLDEEVVDREKYPRAFVRVPVEESPSRPTPEWLYVGDFGIEDFDVHPREPWLVFATNYTGKPDDMMRFDLWVLDIPAGTARPLTDAPGFELRPRFSPDGTKLAFLALWDPRYSYARTDVVVLTADWARLDRPVPREQWQFVSAVTDAEARDFRWLPDDRLAVQAEKGVWEWIFEVRPGVSSYGILLGDQRVVQTFDIVPTKPDPWVAVWENAETLPDVWVLSAKGEPRRLTDLNPDFRDYALAPQRVIQWTSRDGKTIEGIFVEPLTPPPPGPKPPLLVAVHGGPNARVANTLRQYLYFQFFAAHGYAVLAPNFRGSSGYGHAFAIANFKDLGGGDFQDILAGVDYVVAQGWADPERMGIFGGSYGGYMTNWAITQTNRFKAAVSMFGIFNLITDFSNSYLPSWEPDYLGDYYWNDLETYLKHSPALYVRNVQTPVLIIHGKEDPNTFISNSKEMYQALQFLKKTVEFVVYPREEHGLREPQHKLDEMRRVLAWFDRYVRGQPRYWLEDEVEAEGWKLRVVAWKPLADEMAAPRPSSPEGSAYELELILTPTSQAKADLTLVVWKEGLSDFQVETSDGTVLLPTAILEKLWGTTAYLEGRDLAWHLARGDGRGLPRSYAIRLAFRVPKEGTTPPMFRLRGFPAVFLATP